From Vigna unguiculata cultivar IT97K-499-35 chromosome 5, ASM411807v1, whole genome shotgun sequence, the proteins below share one genomic window:
- the LOC114185782 gene encoding pentatricopeptide repeat-containing protein At3g16010 yields MLGGSTAATRRGISSFPPFSQRLKQTENEIVQMFRLPNPYEGNHRNGPVTGGYVLRKEPYSRTLDERFIRILKIFKWGPDAEKALEVLKLKVDARLVREILKVDVEVSVKTQFFKWAGRRRGFEHDSTTYMALIRCLDEHRMFGELWKTIQEMVKGSCAMGPAELSEIVKILGRTKMVNRALSVFYQVKGRKCKPTASTYNSVILMLMQEGHHEKVHELYNEMCNEGHCFPDSVTYSALISAFAKLNRDDSAIRLFDEMKENGLQPTAKIYTTLMGIYFKLGRVEEALGLVKEMRVRRCLPTVFTYTELIRGLGKSGRVEEAYMTYKKMLKDGCKPDVILMNNLINILGRSDRLRDAIKLFDEMKLLNCAPNVVTYNTIIKSLFEAKAPPSEASSWFERMKKDGIVPSSFTYSILIDGFCKTNRVEKALLLLEEMDEKGFPPCPAAYCSLINTLGVAKRYDVANELFQELKENCGCSSARVYAVMIKHFGKCGRLNEAINLFNEMKKLGCTPDVYAYNALMTGMVRAERVDEAFSLFRTMEENGCTPDINSHNIVLNGLARTGGPKRALEMFTKMKNSTIKPDGVSYNTVLGCLSRAGLFEEAAKLMQEMSSKGFQYDLITYSSILEAVGKVDDCKMVES; encoded by the exons ATGCTTGGTGGATCCACTGCTGCAACGAGGAGGGGAATATCAAGTTTTCCTCCTTTCTCTCAGAGATTAAAGCAAACAG AAAATGAGATTGTTCAAATGTTTCGGTTGCCTAATCCCTATGAAGGAAACCACCGTAACGGTCCCGTGACAGGAGGATATGTGTTGAGGAAGGAACCTTATTCTCGGACATTGGATGAGAGATTCATTaggattttgaaaatatttaaatgggGACCTGATGCAGAAAAGGCCTTGGAAGTGCTGAAACTGAAGGTTGATGCTCGCTTGGTTCGCGAGATTCTAAAGGTAGATGTTGAGGTTAGTGTTAAGACTCAGTTTTTTAAGTGGGCTGGGAGGAGGAGGGGTTTTGAACATGATTCAACCACTTACATGGCGTTGATTCGCTGCTTGGATGAACATAGGATGTTCGGTGAACTGTGGAAGACCATACAAGAAATGGTTAAGGGTTCATGTGCAATGGGTCCTGCTGAATTGTCTGAAATCGTGAAGATCTTGGGCAGGACCAAGATGGTTAACAGGGCGTTATCTGTCTTTTACCAGGTCAAGGGTCGCAAGTGCAAACCCACAGCGAGCACTTACAACTCTGTCATCTTGATGCTGATGCAAGAGGGGCATCATGAAAAGGTCCACGAGTTGTATAATGAAATGTGTAACGAAGGCCATTGTTTCCCTGATTCTGTTACATACAGTGCACTTATATCAGCATTTGCTAAACTAAATCGTGATGACTCTGCCATTAGATTATTTGATGAGATGAAGGAGAATGGACTGCAACCCACTGCAAAAATTTATACAACTTTAATGGGAATATACTTTAAGTTGGGTAGGGTTGAAGAAGCATTGGGCCTGGTCAAGGAGATGAGAGTGAGGCGGTGTCTCCCAACTGTCTTTACTTACACAGAATTGATAAGGGGGCTGGGGAAGTCTGGGAGGGTTGAAGAAGCCTACATGACATACAAGAAAATGCTGAAAGATGGTTGTAAACCTGATGTCATTCTGatgaataatttgattaatattttggGAAGATCTGATCGCTTAAGAGATGCCATTAAGCTTTTTGATGAAATGAAGTTACTGAATTGTGCTCCTAATGTTGTCACATATAATACCATCATCAAATCTTTATTCGAGGCCAAGGCACCACCTTCTGAAGCTTCTTCATGGTTTGAGAGAATGAAGAAAGATGGAATAGTTCCCAGCTCATTTACTTATTCAATTCTCATTGATGGTTTCTGCAAAACAAATAGAGTTGAGAAGGCTTTGTTGCTTCTCGAGGAAATGGATGAAAAAGGCTTTCCACCTTGTCCTGCTGCCTACTGCAGCCTGATCAACACCCTAGGAGTAGCAAAGCGCTATGATGTTGCAAATGAACTATTCCAGGAATTGAAGGAGAACTGTGGATGTTCAAGTGCTCGTGTGTATGCTGTAATGATTAAGCATTTTGGAAAATGTGGGAGACTCAATGAAGCTATCAATCTTTTTAATGAGATGAAAAAACTTGGATGCACCCCTGATGTTTATGCTTATAATGCTCTCATGACTGGAATGGTAAGGGCTGAAAGGGTGGATGAAGCTTTCTCCTTGTTTAGAACTATGGAAGAAAATGGTTGCACCCCAGATATAAATTCTCATAATATTGTCCTGAATGGCTTGGCTAGAACAGGTGGCCCAAAGCGTGCTCTGGAAATGTTTACGAAAATGAAGAACTCGACTATTAAGCCAGATGGAGTTTCTTACAACACCGTTCTTGGTTGTCTTAGCAGAGCAGGTCTGTTTGAAGAAGCTGCAAAACTTATGCAAGAAATGAGTTCAAAAGGGTTTCAGTACGACCTCATCACCTACTCTTCAATACTTGAGGCAGTGGGTAAGGTTGATGATTGTAAAATGGTAGAGTCATGA
- the LOC114185621 gene encoding FCS-Like Zinc finger 10 yields the protein MQKKGKAHIWKIFNVMADSSSNFSLPCDALRQMSFSNFYTFGSRLGIGPKGLPDSESVWSPTSPLDCRLFSNLSNPFSAKSCRPSLQTGHKKQFDDSKVGLGIISSLVNETKHSNDIILGKFQRKSIIFGPQVKTGILKFSNNHEFFAPYLKSNSLPKNYVISLPSETKTPKSELENFDNVSGKKNDNWESKAFKGTMISLPGSFRPSSLINTNQNSNLGMNELCSGNTSTLTSLPPVTSRDSQVDKSSNIKSNSLPISIDFSKGCLGSLSAREIELSEDYTCIISHGPNPKRTHIFGDCVLECHNNDFNEFSMKEEPAFRASQVPIFSEGSSPYHSDNVFSFCYSCNKKLVREEDIYRYRGGKAFCSFECGSEEILVREELEKTGTYSEENSPSSSHHDLFLTGLLLSK from the exons ATGCAGAAGAAGGGAAAGGCTCATATTTGGAAGATTTTTAATGTCATGGCTGATTCTTCTTCCAATTTCTCTTTACCTTGTGATGCATTAAGGCAAATGAGTTTCTCAAATTTCTATACCTTTGGTTCTAGGTTGGGGATTGGTCCTAAAGGGTTGCCAGATTCTGAATCTGTTTGGAGCCCTACATCTCCTCTTGATTGCAGACTCTTCTCAAATCTTAGCAACCCGTTTAGTGCCAAGTCTTGTAGACCATCACTTCAAACTGGTCATAAGAAACAGTTTGATGACAGTAAAGTAGGCCTTGGCATCATAAGTTCCCTTGTTAATGAAACCAAACATAGCAATGACATTATCCTTGGTAAATTTCAGAGGAAAAGTATCATTTTTGGACCACAGGTGAAAACTGGCATCCTTAAATTTTCAAACAACCATGAATTCTTTGCACCTTATTTGAAATCTAATTCCTTGCCCAAAAACTATGTAATTTCACTTCCTTCTGAAACCAAAACTCCCAAATCTGAACTGGAAAACTTTGACAATGTCTCTGGAAAGAAAAATGACAACTGGGAATCTAAAGCTTTCAAAGGAACCATGATTTCTTTGCCTGGTTCCTTTAGGCCTTCATCATTAATCAACACAAATCAAAACTCCAATTTGGGAATGAATGAATTATGTTCAGGAAATACATCTACATTAACGAGTTTGCCTCCTGTGACAAGCAGAGACTCACAGGTAGATAAGTCTTccaatattaaatcaaattcgcTTCCAATATCCATTGATTTTAGTAAAGGGTGTCTAGGCTCGCTCTCTGCAAGAGAGATAGAACTTTCTGAGGATTATACCTGTATAATTTCTCATGGTCCAAACCCTAAGAGAACACATATTTTTGGTGACTGCGTTTTGGAATGTCACAACAATGACTTCAATGAGTTCAGCATGAAGGAAGAACCTGCTTTCAGAGCTTCTCAAGTTCCTATATTTTCAGAAGGATCATCCCCTTATCATTCTGATAATGTTTTCAGCTTTTGTTACTCATGTAATAAGAAATTAGTGAGGGAGGAAGATATTTACAGATACAG GGGTGGGAAAGCATTTTGCAGTTTTGAGTGTGGATCAGAGGAAATTTTGGTAAGGGAGGAATTGGAGAAAACTGGGACTTACTCGGAAGAGAATTCTCCTAGCTCAAGCCACCATGATCTCTTCCTCACGGGTCTGCTTTTGTCCAAATAA
- the LOC114186137 gene encoding trihelix transcription factor ASIL1-like, which produces MDGIEDDASYDPNPYRVISHQRGYGYQNSPYTLPVNTEYAHHHDEDEEEQEQLEGDYEVDQSNSLQLPQKDGDEENGMDGVGDENDDEEEEVEDNKQIGYYATKSEEDLEWHPKKQKLKTLISTYEFAPCVPAPSATAPVPVPSAPKPSSGGRNSLTDWTEHETFVLLDAWGDRFLQLGRKSLRGEEWQQVSKMVAQVSKIERTDTQCRNRLDTLKKKYKKEKAKFQDSDGGDCKWVYFKRMDELMSSPPQQVGISCGLDSGDYVFMNPGVYLNQGNGLDELRDSPENVESTGEEGSDGLQLQAKKRKGRSSGEASSFRLLADSIQKFSKIYEKIENSKRQQMMELEKMRMDFHKELETQKRQILGNLQSEISKLEQRHDENEDSAENGM; this is translated from the coding sequence ATGGATGGCATTGAGGATGATGCGAGCTATGACCCTAACCCATATCGCGTCATCAGTCACCAACGAGGTTATGGTTATCAGAATTCTCCATATACCCTCCCGGTCAATACTGAATATGCCCATCAtcatgatgaagatgaagaagaacaagaacAGTTAGAAGGAGATTATGAGGTTGATCAAAGTAACAGCCTTCAGCTTCCCCAAAAGGATGGGGATGAAGAAAATGGCATGGATGGGGTTGgtgatgaaaatgatgatgaGGAAGAGGAGGTAGAGGATAATAAGCAGATTGGTTATTATGCCACTAAGAGCGAAGAAGATTTGGAGTGGCACCCAAAGAAGCAAAAGCTGAAGACTTTGATTTCAACCTATGAATTTGCTCCTTGTGTGCCAGCACCATCAGCTACAGCTCCAGTTCCAGTTCCCTCAGCTCCCAAACCATCTTCTGGGGGTAGGAATTCACTTACTGACTGGACTGAGCATGAGACATTTGTTCTGCTTGATGCATGGGGTGATAGGTTTCTTCAACTTGGAAGGAAGAGTCTTCGAGGTGAGGAATGGCAGCAAGTGTCGAAAATGGTAGCACaagtttcaaaaattgaaaGGACGGATACTCAGTGTAGAAACCGCCTTGACACACTGAAGAAAAAATACAAGAAGGAGAAGGCTAAATTTCAAGACAGTGATGGTGGAGATTGCAAATGGGTTTATTTTAAGAGGATGGATGAGCTAATGAGTTCACCCCCACAACAAGTTGGTATCTCTTGTGGTTTGGACTCGGGAGATTATGTTTTTATGAACCCTGGAGTTTATTTGAATCAAGGTAATGGATTGGATGAACTGAGGGATAGTCCTGAGAATGTGGAATCTACCGGTGAAGAAGGTTCAGATGGACTTCAACTTCAAGcaaagaaaaggaaaggaagGAGCAGTGGTGAAGCCTCTTCCTTCAGGTTGCTTGCCGATTCCATACAAAAGTTCAGTAAGATATATGAAAAGATAGAGAATAGTAAAAGGCAGCAGATGATGGAACTGGAAAAGATGAGAATGGATTTCCATAAGGAATTGGAAACACAGAAGAGGCAGATATTAGGGAATTTGCAGAGTGAGATTTCAAAACTAGAACAGAGACATGATGAGAACGAAGATTCTGCTGAGAATGGTATGTGA